ATTTTAGGCTTAGATACTACTACTAACCTTATGAGTCTTAATAGCACTATTTAGTAATTCATTGAGTAGTTTGTTCCTAGGATGTCTTAACCGCATTTAGCAGTTAAATTCCGATCGGCTTTCAACTGGTATATTGAATCTTTGGACTTTGCTCATGATTTAAATCGGTATGGACAACCagttaatattttattgattacttaCACAAATAATATGCTGCTCAAACCTGAGTACGTACACTCTTAGTCGGTGAATAAGTTTAAAAACCATTCAGAAGTGATTGGTTTCATTAGTACTTCATTTGATATTAGTCctttttaataaacaaaaatctATCTTCCGACCATCTGTTTTGTTAATAAGCAAGATAGAAGTTGGAAGATCATACATATATAAAGGTTACCATTTTTGaaaccaaataaataaaaagagagTTTCCAACTGAAATAACCGTTTTCAATTAGAGATTAAtgattcaactttgaaaaataagaaaaacaatcCACCTAGAAGAGCTCTAGTGATGATAAAGTTAATCAGTCAAAAGGTACTTTCCACAAATCTGTACAAAAAAGTACCTTCTTCTAGACCTTAAGTTCACTAGGCACTCACAGATTGTAACTCACAGTATAGTTAGCATAAAATACACTTGGTTGGGTCAAAATGACTAAAGTTTGCAAAAGTAGGATTTCTAAGTGAATAGCTAGAGAATGTAACATCTATACAGTGAAGTGATTAGTTCATGTTACGATTTAGAGTTCATAGCGGTGTTTCAGACACAATACAATTGGCCTCATATTCAAAaacttatttattgatttaaaatacGTAGATTATATAGTTCAGTGTGGGAAGGACACTATTATAAGACTCTTCTACAAACAACTCGAGTAAAAACGCACAAATGTTTTGAATGAGACTCTCCCCCTCTTCATACAAAATGTTGTCTGACGACCAATCAGTATCACAACTTAGTTTAACCATAGTCTCATCAGCCCCAGTGATAGTTTCATGACTGCAAAAATCTCGGTacgaattcaaaaagcttgATTATTTTTCTGCGAATTTGAACCATCTGTCTATGAAGGCGATAGCATATTTAGTTGTTATTTGGCAACTACCTTACGAGAGTTAATCCAGTAAAACTATCGTATATTGATGATCTAAAGGGATTGTTAAGAATGTAACTTTTGTGGAAGAGTTGTAAAATATGGAAAAGGTAATAAGATTTCAGAGGGTTAAgagttttatcattattaatgaatgtattaGGGGCAACTATGGAAACATTAGGCTAGGAATTATAGTACCGTAACCTGGCTAAACCCCATCTTTTAACCCCAACTCTAACAATTTATTCAATAAGAATATCATTGTCCACAACCATCAGCAAAAGATTACAGAGATTAATAGAGATGTTTACGCAGAATACACAGCAGAAAAGCCCTGACGACAAAAACACTCATTGCACGAAGAATCAGAGACAAACCTCAAAAGAATGAGTAGCAGTTggtaacaactggaaaggagagaCTCGGACAAAGTTGGTTGAAGAATCCCGATAGACGGCCTATGCTCAACTATGGGTGACAAGCGTAAGTAACTTAACACtgatttttataaataagattaaaataaatataacatcAGAAGACTTACGTGTGTTATGGTGAATCCAATTGAGTGAATGCATATGACAATTCAGAATACGCGTAATTTGATTCATAATATCCCCGTTATTTGATGAAGTTagtttattattaccattaatcaTAGTATTCTCCTTAGTGGCATTCGTAGTAGTTGTACTATTATCCGATGAATTAAAACCAGTAGTAACATTCATTGTAGTGGTGTTTGTTTGATCGGCTATTTCACGTAAATCAGTCAATAGTTGACCTAATTCTAAGTCGACATTTGTAGCCAATTGAAATATAGCTTCACGTTCATAATCTGAATGTAACTGACCGGGTGGTAATTCATTCACTGCACGTTCTAGTGGTTCCAGTAAACTTTCCAATTCACGTTGTTGACCTTCAATAAAATCTAATtcctataataaaaatataaagagGCAAAACACGACAACGATAACGATCCACCACATGcatcaatttgtaatatatatatataatggggtgtggttccctaagaaaaccacctgcttcgatctgggcacccgagtagtatctcagccctcactcaaatcgaatgagatttatgtggcgcatatgtatatggTGCCCCTCTGTaccaatgttcatgtgtttaaataataataataataattattattattattattattattatatatatatatataactaattaattaaAGATGTCTACGCCTGAATTATAACTGGTTTTAATGTCAGCCATACGCAATGTAAAGAATCTGGCACATATGCGTATTGCCAGAAGTTGACATAATATAGCGCAGTGAAAGGAAATTAGCAAGGCCAATTTCAAAGTAGTAAAGTAGCAAAAATATCGATGGCAGTAGAAAAGATTTATGGATAGAAAATATGATTCGACAAGAAAGAATGAATCCAGAAAATAAAAAGgctgaaaataattttaaagctCAGGATTTAAAGGGAGACAGAGAGTGAATTCATATGATCACTTGCGACTGATTCATTAAAAGTCTCATTAGTTATAACAATCCTAAGCAACCAACCAAGTCTgcacctacttactagtctgTCTATCAGTAAATGATCCCACGACTTGGTTTGTTTTATTCACAGATATTTTCTAACTTACTCAATGCACTAGTCAATATTATACGCTGAGATTGACATCAGTTGGACATACGTAGTATACACCTTATCTCCCAATAAATCGTTgatgttttttttagaaaaggGTACTAATTTGTActctttattaataattttacatTCTACTCAATGCTAGATTGTGTTTGATGATTAAAAGTGTATTTCATGAACCCACACATTTCACAGCTTTATCTCATTACGTTACACCCAAAGTAGTAATGATGTAACCAACAGGAAAATTAAACACTTAATATTCTACACCCAATAAAAGAGAAATACAAAAATGATCGGTGATGTAAACTATCATAACCAAAGCAGTGAACCAACACATTGATTTTAATGACAAGCATTTGCAAAGCCACAACAATAGATGCATGAAAGCATATTTTAGTGATCAGATAAATCAACTTCTAGTCATGAAACTACATATTTGATGTAAACTAATGGTAACAACTAAATGTCATCTACCTATTTCCCTGCTTTATTTTGCGACATATAACTTCAAAAACAAGGGTCAACTTGTGTCCAGGTTATTTTAGTGCGTCGGAGCAAAACCTAGGATCAATCAATCAGATAAAGCTGCTAAAACGAACTAGCTCTTGCCGATATTTAACTGTAGACAATCATCTAATTTACTGTTTCTACAGGAAACTGCATCTTAATTAAAACTAATTAGAAAAAACAACTGTTACGTACTGATAGATATTTAGACAGTTTTAGTTTGAATATACAGAAATTTCAGGGATGAGTTTTTAAAGCCCAACTGGGTGTATAAACATCCCATGCTTTGATGAACGCGTAATGTAAATGAACACAAGTGTTTGAGAAAAGAGACGATCTTCTATGGGTTTCTCACAAATATAAGTAGAGGTGATACTAGTGTTGAGAATGAGTTGGTGTTACAGAGTATCACGATAAGCAATGCCCCTGAAAATATTACACACgatttgttctctgaagaagtagctcacactgagtcacgaaacgtcggaaAATCTAATTTCCTTacccattgggatattacaaatatttactTATTACACAATGTTTCttttatgaatttgaataaagcaAAAAAACAGCAGTGTCAATATCACATACAGACGTGATTTACGACGAAAGGGAATTTGTGGAAATACAGTGTACAGATAGTCTAGAGTGTAGTAGGTGTTTACTACAGACACAACAAACTGTGATCAATGACTGAAGATTTCAGGCGACACGGTTCAGAATTGTTCACAAACACGAAGATGCATTCACAGTTTATTCTCCTCTCGATCTAAATATTCCTTCATACATACTCTTTGACTATCTTTTCAAGCGATATTCCTAATTTTTAATCTTCCCtaatactattaatattatatCGTTTCAATTCGTTtgccattttcatttctttaagCTAATGTGGTACGGCGACTTGGCCCAACGAACATCTATGCCAGAATCTAATGTTGATGAGTGACTGACATATGCGACTCAATTTAACATTaaatgactttatggactgataccAAATCATGGTTTGGTGGCCCATCAGATTTCCTTCAGGCAAAGTCAGGTGGGATTACATGTTGGGGAAGGAAAAACAAAATTCAAAGTAAAAGAACAACACTCACCTGCTCAAGACGACTCTGTTCACATTGACACATTTCTACCTTTTTGTACATAGCTGTTATATTTTCTGCGTTACAAATCAAGGTTTGATCCCATTGATTAATACGATCTGCTTCATCGAAGAAATATCGTTCTTGTTCCTCAAGCTCAAGAGTCCATTTATTGACCAATTCTTCCAACTGATTGTAAGTAAGAGTTTGAGAGGATGTGACAGATACACTAGATGTAGTAGTGGCGGACGGAATAGAAGTGGTTGTTGTCGCGATGGTAGCGCATAATGATGTAGTTATTGCTGCTGCAGTAGTGGCTGTTTCACCTAGTGTTCGAGTTGCAATCCCCAATGATGACGTTCCGAACCCGGAAGCCGCTGCTGATTTAGCCAATGTGGAGAGACTAGGGTTCCCAAAGTTGTAAGATGTCATTGCTATTGTTGCTGCTGTTGATGTGATCGCTGAGGATGATAGTGAGGCTGAAGATACACCAAAACCAATACTACTAGGTATGGCCGGTTGACTTGCATGAACATTTACAATGGAGGCTGTGGGAGCCCCAGTAGACACAGTCGTCGAAGAAAGAGTGCCAAAACTAATTGGAGGAGTTACTGTACTTTGAGTAGAAATGGCAGTAGTCAGTCCGAAAGTGAATGAACTTCCAACATTACTAGTCGTAGTAGCCGGTTTTAAGAGGCTGGGTAAAGGATTAACTGATGGCTGATTAAGAGCAGATTGTGAGGTTGGTGTGAGATTTGAGTTTGTTCCCAAACCAGTGATGCTAGAAGTACCAAAAGTAGATACCGTTGTAGATGGCTTTGCTAAGCTAGCGAAGGATGACAAACCAAAAGCATTTGAAGTAGTTGCGACTGTACCGAATCCAGAAGTAGATGTCAAGGACAAAGATGGAGAGTTCTGAAGGAGTGAAGAGCTGCATACAGCAGTATTGGAACTCGATGCGACAGCCGGAGAAAATAGTGATGTTGTGGACGTGCTAACTCCAAATGTTGGTTTTGTCCCAGCAGATGTTCCGAAAGGAGACGACCCAAATGCAAAAGCACTAGTGGTTGCAGGCTTCCCAAATGAAAATCCTGCAACATGACAAAGTAATGACCACTTAATATTTAGAGAGATAAAGTGTACACGGACTACATAGAACGGGACCAGTGTTTGTGTTGAAAAGGTTTAATTTTCCTATCtcactactgataataataccaTATTGCACCTCTTCCTTTGGATTTTCTTCCGCTGTAATGTGAACCGTGGCAATTGAGACTGAATTATGAGTATATACACGACTTTTAGTTAATTTGTGTGGAGGTATATATGACTTTCACGCTTTTTTGACCAGGATAGAGTGAGGCCTGAGTCTGCAgtcgagactataatttatagacgaaccaaTCACGTATACGATAACAGGTCTCGAATTTTAGCGCGAAATTCACCCACCCATTTAGCTAGAGTTTTTTCATCATAACTGATATCATCTTAACCTTACCCATCAACTGAAAACCGTAATTCTAATttctcacactggtttataacccttatTTAGTCCTGGTTATTAGGTGggcactctcaaggtcactctaGCTTCGCCCAAAGATTTCCGTATATAATAATCCCCCCGAGATGTGCCTTTTGATAAAACATTTTTAACCTTCAATCCAGCTTTTGCATCTGGGACTGACGTGGTCAGATGGATTTGAAGACGGCCAAATTATTACATTTACGGACTGAAAGACGGTGAGAAATGAAAACAACTCCATATGAAAGTGTCGACTGTGTGCAAATTCGAGTAAAGTGGACGATTCTGCGTGAATCTAGGTGAGATGTAAACAATTCAGAGACATTTTAAATAAAGGCAAAAGGGGGAAATCCCATATGACTTCAATATAACGGGTGAAGAAAAGGTTTTTTGGCTTGTTTCCCCATTATTTCCCCTTATCTTTTAACTGAATGTTGTTTTTAACCCCCTCCATAATTCGCCTGTATTTCCCCTTTATGGGCTGCTTGAGATTATGAAAGGTATGACGGCAATTAGTGCAGTAGCAAAACTTTGGCCCCAAGAAAATGAAATACTGAACGAATTGTTATCTTCGCGCGAGCATAAAAATTTTACAGTTTTTATGTTCGTGGCAATCAACACCAAATATATTAAGAAATGTTCGAAGCGAAGGATAACAAACCTGACATATTTGAAAGTTTAAGACCGCTTGAACTCCCAAGGCCATCTGGCATCCAATATCCAATATTGTGTCATGATCTAATGTAAACCGATTCTTTCTTTGTACTGGTAGTATACTCAACGCTGTCACGTCAACCAAATTCATCGTAGACCGGAGTAACAGTCATGTATATGTTCACCAGGCCAATGAATTTcttatattattatatgatttttatcaaaaaaaattagattatGCTGTGAATTTGTGCTGTGACTGTAATTTTCGCCCACCATATCGGACTGCGTTACACCTGACACATGTCTCACATTCCGGAATAATATCCCAAGTTACGGAAAGCTGAATAATAGTTGTCGTTATTTTGACGTAGACCGTCAGTCAGTAATGAAGAAAGGTTTGTTTCTAAGTTCTGTCCTGCTAGCTGTACTTCAAACTATGTTTTGATGCTTAAATGACTGTACTCTTTCGTTCTGAGACAATTCCTATTGTCTTTTTTCAGGTACGTCTTATTGGCCTATAGTTTGTTTTTTGGATTTACAGGATGAATTATCTATAGTTAGCAACTTTAAGTAACGTATCAgttcaaatgaaacaataatcaCGGCACCTCCTTAGTTAAGTATACTTGGTTATCTCATAATTCAGTTTAGTCAAGTTATTAATAGTATTTGAAGGAAGTGATGAAGCGCA
The sequence above is drawn from the Schistosoma mansoni, WGS project CABG00000000 data, chromosome 4 unplaced supercontig 0032, strain Puerto Rico, whole genome shotgun sequence genome and encodes:
- a CDS encoding nuclear pore glycoprotein P62, putative; the protein is MPDGLGSSSGLKLSNMSGFSFGKPATTSAFAFGSSPFGTSAGTKPTFGVSTSTTSLFSPAVASSSNTAVCSSSLLQNSPSLSLTSTSGFGTVATTSNAFGLSSFASLAKPSTTVSTFGTSSITGLGTNSNLTPTSQSALNQPSVNPLPSLLKPATTTSNVGSSFTFGLTTAISTQSTVTPPISFGTLSSTTVSTGAPTASIVNVHASQPAIPSSIGFGVSSASLSSSAITSTAATIAMTSYNFGNPSLSTLAKSAAASGFGTSSLGIATRTLGETATTAAAITTSLCATIATTTTSIPSATTTSSVSVTSSQTLTYNQLEELVNKWTLELEEQERYFFDEADRINQWDQTLICNAENITAMYKKVEMCQCEQSRLEQELDFIEGQQRELESLLEPLERAVNELPPGQLHSDYEREAIFQLATNVDLELGQLLTDLREIADQTNTTTMNVTTGFNSSDNSTTTTNATKENTMINGNNKLTSSNNGDIMNQITRILNCHMHSLNWIHHNTQEIMDRLKVLNGVS